In the genome of Candidatus Latescibacterota bacterium, one region contains:
- a CDS encoding T9SS type A sorting domain-containing protein produces MRNRSIVFTACALLLFVALVPVAAHAGTGSVTCAYEFHQSYGLPDLVNDLHLSIRIDSDSELLSVNWVGADPPASAIGYTMHGDGQGFDVDMDWATTLPYCTMVKVRINITLKGTVCTNQQELEEAYWTYNGGYVGPAKFPPHKWRFLRRYFTPGGELDVYPFELINNDLVNDLYVRGLEFGLLHFDLEDNMFTWDGWDAGLYTGGDFAILPSGNFGLLLTTERWVYPPHVYGHWEFWSGIEPADSLLGEAWIMHYDHEPSTATQMGTFEVLYNGNGSRTINWTTESEGSMAGFNVYRTISVDSERLMVNSALIPARGSDVNGADYSVVDAGLEQRLDCFYWIEGISVDGENSMHGPFLASGKEESPVAFTLSQNYPNPFNPNTTIEYNLVRDCHVKLDIYNIAGQRIVTLKDQGEKAGPGVASWNGKDFNGSDVVSGVYFYKLTVGGETQYKKMILMR; encoded by the coding sequence ATGAGAAACAGATCCATTGTGTTTACCGCGTGCGCCCTGCTGCTTTTTGTTGCTCTGGTACCGGTAGCGGCCCACGCAGGAACCGGCTCTGTTACCTGTGCTTACGAGTTCCACCAGTCATACGGTCTTCCGGATCTGGTGAATGATCTTCACCTGAGTATAAGGATCGACAGTGACTCGGAACTCCTCTCGGTCAACTGGGTCGGAGCCGACCCACCCGCGAGTGCCATTGGGTATACCATGCACGGTGACGGCCAGGGATTTGATGTAGACATGGACTGGGCAACGACTCTGCCATATTGTACCATGGTCAAAGTCAGGATCAATATAACGCTGAAGGGGACAGTATGCACCAATCAGCAGGAGCTTGAAGAGGCATATTGGACTTATAATGGTGGCTATGTTGGACCAGCTAAATTCCCGCCACACAAATGGAGATTCTTGCGACGTTACTTCACGCCGGGCGGCGAGTTGGACGTCTATCCGTTCGAACTCATCAACAATGATCTTGTCAACGATCTTTACGTCAGGGGCCTCGAGTTCGGCCTTCTTCATTTTGACCTGGAAGATAATATGTTCACATGGGATGGCTGGGACGCAGGCCTTTACACAGGTGGCGATTTCGCCATATTACCAAGCGGTAATTTTGGATTACTCCTTACGACCGAGAGATGGGTATATCCTCCTCACGTGTACGGTCATTGGGAGTTCTGGAGCGGGATTGAGCCTGCGGATTCACTTCTTGGCGAAGCCTGGATAATGCACTACGATCATGAGCCGAGTACGGCCACTCAGATGGGAACTTTCGAGGTATTGTACAACGGCAATGGTTCCCGGACCATAAACTGGACCACAGAATCCGAAGGCAGTATGGCCGGCTTCAACGTCTATCGCACGATCAGTGTCGACAGCGAAAGACTGATGGTAAACAGCGCCCTTATCCCTGCCAGGGGATCTGATGTCAATGGCGCGGATTACTCAGTCGTCGATGCTGGCCTCGAGCAGAGACTCGATTGCTTCTACTGGATCGAAGGCATAAGTGTGGACGGAGAAAATTCGATGCACGGACCGTTCCTTGCGTCCGGCAAAGAGGAGTCCCCTGTGGCTTTCACTCTGTCCCAGAACTATCCGAACCCGTTCAATCCGAACACGACGATCGAGTACAATCTTGTAAGGGATTGTCATGTGAAACTCGATATCTACAACATCGCCGGACAGAGGATCGTCACTCTGAAGGACCAGGGCGAGAAAGCGGGCCCAGGAGTCGCTTCCTGGAATGGTAAGGACTTCAACGGCTCGGATGTTGTCAGCGGCGTCTACTTCTACAAGTTGACTGTCGGTGGCGAGACCCAGTATAAAAAGATGATCCTTATGCGGTAG
- a CDS encoding DUF2007 domain-containing protein — protein MTEERKNRDELVELMAVQGEMEAKILYGILESEGIRVLVKSAMASGVLPFTADGMGRVRLMVREEDLTLARVIINEHLEKE, from the coding sequence ATGACTGAGGAAAGAAAGAACAGGGACGAACTGGTCGAATTGATGGCCGTGCAGGGCGAGATGGAGGCGAAGATACTCTACGGTATCCTCGAGTCAGAGGGGATAAGGGTCCTGGTAAAATCGGCGATGGCATCAGGAGTGCTTCCCTTTACTGCAGACGGAATGGGCAGAGTGAGGCTGATGGTGAGAGAGGAAGATCTGACTCTGGCCAGAGTCATCATCAATGAGCATCTCGAAAAAGAATGA
- a CDS encoding deoxyribonuclease IV, whose product MNLGAHMSIAGGIHLALERGRNIGCNAVQLFVKSSNQWKARDLPSEEIHLFHEKSREYRPGFIMGHSSYLINIASPDVELLEKSRKALAIEIERCETLSIPWLVLHPGSHRGAGTEVGIRTVAESLDRVFEMTAEHKTSILLETTSGSGNILGSRFEELAAMIEHSRFPDRIGVCLDTCHIFAAGYDMSTKRNYETVFKSFDSIIGLGHLKAFHLNDSRTPLGSKKDRHANIGEGEIGSKPFGFLVNDSRFIDIPMVLETPKGPELIEDIETLALLRSLRK is encoded by the coding sequence ATGAACCTCGGAGCCCACATGTCGATAGCCGGCGGCATCCACCTGGCCCTTGAAAGAGGCAGGAACATCGGATGCAATGCGGTGCAACTCTTCGTGAAGAGTTCCAATCAGTGGAAAGCAAGGGACTTGCCGTCAGAAGAGATACACCTTTTCCATGAAAAGTCCCGCGAGTACAGACCCGGATTTATAATGGGACATTCATCCTACCTGATCAATATCGCCTCGCCCGATGTTGAATTGCTTGAAAAATCCCGAAAAGCCCTGGCCATAGAAATAGAACGTTGTGAGACCCTCTCGATCCCCTGGTTGGTCCTTCATCCGGGCAGCCATAGAGGAGCAGGGACAGAGGTGGGAATCAGAACGGTCGCGGAGAGCCTCGACCGCGTCTTCGAGATGACTGCCGAACACAAAACATCTATACTTCTCGAAACGACCTCCGGCTCGGGAAACATCCTCGGCAGCAGATTCGAAGAGCTGGCAGCCATGATCGAACATTCACGTTTTCCGGACAGGATAGGGGTCTGCCTGGACACCTGCCACATATTCGCGGCGGGATACGACATGTCTACAAAACGGAATTATGAAACTGTATTCAAGTCATTCGATTCCATAATCGGACTGGGCCATCTGAAGGCATTCCACCTGAATGACTCCAGGACTCCCCTCGGTAGCAAAAAAGACAGGCATGCCAATATCGGCGAGGGAGAAATCGGCTCAAAGCCGTTCGGATTCCTCGTCAACGACTCACGGTTCATTGATATCCCGATGGTCCTCGAGACGCCGAAGGGGCCCGAGCTTATTGAAGATATAGAGACGCTGGCGCTGCTTCGATCACTCAGGAAATAG